A single region of the Chelmon rostratus isolate fCheRos1 chromosome 5, fCheRos1.pri, whole genome shotgun sequence genome encodes:
- the LOC121606948 gene encoding potassium voltage-gated channel subfamily V member 2-like has product MGSSRKVVNLWNRRQSLFPNYKVADSDINRRPSEIAYPLAKESCVKTWNSMQELSRDIYDIYAEYEDEEDDSVPHSFSKQISPSKKNYMININVGGKPYQIAYKMAAKYPKTRIGRLATYTDHNMKLDLCDDYTVTNNEYFFDRDPDVFHSIFNFYRTGVLWIKDELCPRNFLEEINYWGVRIKNTHRCCRISFEERQDELNEQLKIQRELEAEVEIEENEELFHDMFMGQRRRAIWNLMEKPFSSVKAKMMAVASSLFVLISLVAMTLNTVEEMQYRTATGQLSGKTYWEYVESMCIAFFTMEYLLRLVSTPDLRSFSRSVLNTVDLIAILPQYLQAILEFFDNEENYMKHEADMQAVGQVGKLGQVLRIMRLMRIFRILKLARHSTGLRAFGFTLRQCYQQVGCLFLFIAMGIFSFSAMVYTVEHDMPQTNFTSIPHAWWWAAVSISTVGYGDVYPETVLGRLFAFICIAFGIILNGLPISILFNKFSDYYSKLKSNQYTASLKKRGKVRFANRTIKRLNHCFGNQHCEAH; this is encoded by the exons ATGGGGAGCTCCAGGAAGGTGGTCAACTTGTGGAACAGGAGACAGAGTCTCTTCCCCAACTACAAAGTGGCCGATTCAGACATCAATCGAAGACCCTCAGAGATTGCTTATCCGCTGGCCAAAGAGAGCTGCGTGAAGACATGGAACTCCATGCAGGAGCTGAGCAGGGACATCTACGACATATACGCCGAGTacgaggatgaagaggatgacAGTGTTCCACACAGCTTCTCCAAGCAGATTTCACCCTCCAAGAAGAACTACATGATCAACATCAACGTAGGGGGGAAGCCCTACCAGATAGCCTATAAGATGGCTGCCAAGTATCCCAAAACCAGAATAGGACGACTGGCCACCTACACGGACCACAACATGAAGCTGGACCTGTGCGATGACTACACTGTGACCAACAATGAGTACTTCTTTGACAGGGACCCAGATGTCTTCCACAGCATCTTCAACTTCTACAGGACCGGCGTGCTGTGGATCAAGGACGAGCTGTGTCCCCGCAACTTCCTGGAGGAGATCAACTACTGGGGTGTGAGGATAAAGAACACCCACCGCTGCTGCCGCATCTCCTTCGAGGAGCGGCAGGATGAGCTGAACGAGCAGCTGAAGatccagagggagctggaggcagaggtggagatCGAGGAGAACGAGGAGCTCTTTCACGACATGTTCATGGGCCAGAGGCGCCGAGCTATCTGGAACTTGATGGAGAAGCCGTTCTCATCTGTCAAGGCCAAGATGATGGCGGTGGCCTCCAGTCTGTTCGTACTGATCTCCCTGGTGGCCATGACTCTCAACACAGTGGAGGAGATGCAATACAGAACTGCCACAGGTCAGCTCAGTGGTAAGACGTACTGGGAATATGTGGAGTCCATGTGCATCGCCTTCTTCACCATGGAGTACCTGCTCCGTCTGGTGTCCACTCCGGACCTCAGATCCTTCAGCAGGAGTGTGCTCAACACCGTGGACCTGATCGCCATCCTGCCTCAGTACCTGCAGGCCATCCTAGAGTTCTTTGACAATGAGGAAAACTACATGAAGCACGAGGCTGACATGCAGGCGGTGGGTCAGGTGGGAAAGCTGGGCCAGGTGCTGCGCATCATGAGACTGATGCGAATCTTTCGTATCTTGAAGCTGGCGCGACACTCCACAGGTCTGCGGGCATTCGGCTTCACCCTGCGTCAGTGCTACCAGCAAGTGGgctgcctcttcctctttatcGCCATGGGCATCTTCAGCTTCTCTGCCATGGTTTACACAGTGGAGCACGACATGCCGCAAACGAACTTCACCAGCATTCCTCACGCATGGTGGTGGGCTGCT GTCAGCATCTCCACTGTGGGCTACGGAGACGTCTACCCAGAGACCGTCCTGGGTCGTCTGTTCGCGTTCATCTGCATCGCCTTTGGAATCATCCTCAACGGTCTGCCGATATCCATCCTCTTCAACAAGTTCTCGGACTATTACTCTAAGCTCAAGTCCAATCAGTACACAGCCTCCCTGAAGAAGCGAGGAAAGGTGAGATTTGCCAACAGGACCATAAAAAGGCTCAACCACTGCTTTGGAAACCAACACTGTGAAGCACATTGA